The Kribbella amoyensis genomic sequence CCGACGTCACCTTCCAGCCGGGTGAGGGCATCACCGGTATCAAGCTGAGCGTGAACGGCAAGGTCCCCGGCCTGACCGCCGACCAGTTCGCCGAGTTCGCCGAGGGCGCCAAGAAGAACTGCCCCGTCAGCCAGGCCCTGGCCGCCGTCCCGATCACCCTGGACGTCACCTTCACCGCCTGACCCAGCTGTGCGAACGGCGCCGGATCCCCAGGACGGGGGGCGGCGCCGTTCGCGTTGTGTGAGGGGCTTCCACCCGGAGGGTGAACGGCTTACCGTCAGAGATGAGAGGGGGGCTCTCATGACGACGGAACAGTCAACGGGGACGGAGCAGTCACCGGGTACCAAGCAGTGCCCGTACTGCAAGGAAGAGATCCGGGCCGACGCGGTGGTCTGCAAGCACTGCGGCTCGCGACTCGAGGCGCAGGGGCCCGAGCACGGCGGGACGTGCCCGTACTGCCGGGAGCAGATCCACCCTGAAGCCCGGCGCTGCAAGCACTGCCACGCGGACCTGACGCCCCAACCGGTTCGCTCGGCGTCCTCCTCCGGCTGCGGATGCGGCGGGGGCTGCGGAGGCGGGTGCGGCGGCCAGTACTCGCGCGGTGGCGGCGTCAGGTCGGTCGCGCGCGAGGAGGAGTTCGGCGGGGGCCAGTGCTACAACCGCTGCATGCTCCTGTGCGGCGGAGGCTTCCTCTGCGAGCTCCAGTGCGGCTGGATCTGCGAGGGCGCCCCGGCGACGCTTCCGGCTCGCCCGATCTTCCGCTGACCTGTCAGTCGACCGGGGTGTGACCACCGGCCGGACGAGTGGGGGACTCAGTCACCGTCGTGGTCGCGGCGGCTGCCGTAGCGGTCGCCGGAGGTTGCTCGGCGGGGGCTTCGACGGCCTGGTCCTCTGACTTCTCGTCGGCCTTCTCCGCGGCGGAACCGACACCGGTGGACCCGGCGTCGGGATCGCGGTTGGTCAGATTGCCGACCCGGAAGACCTCGCCGTTGCGGACGTACCAGATGGTGCCGTCCTCGCCGCGCAGCCGGGTGACGCGCAGGCCGACGGCCTCGACCACGCCGGTGGCCTTCTCCATGTCGATCAGGTCGCCGACGCCGT encodes the following:
- a CDS encoding zinc ribbon domain-containing protein, with the translated sequence MTTEQSTGTEQSPGTKQCPYCKEEIRADAVVCKHCGSRLEAQGPEHGGTCPYCREQIHPEARRCKHCHADLTPQPVRSASSSGCGCGGGCGGGCGGQYSRGGGVRSVAREEEFGGGQCYNRCMLLCGGGFLCELQCGWICEGAPATLPARPIFR